DNA sequence from the Leptospira perdikensis genome:
GATTTAATCCATATTAAAGATATTATTCAAAGATTTGGAACAATTCCGATGCAGACTTATCCCTTTAGTTCTGTATATAAACATAAGATATATCAGAAATATATAAAAGGTATGAAGGTATTGAAACCTTTGAACTTTATGCCTTATACAAAAAAGATAGCAACGGATTTATTGGAGAAAGAATACGGTTGGAAATCTTATGGACAAAAACATTTCGAGTCAAGATTTACCAGGTTTTATGAAGGATATTGGTTACCCACACGATTCAATTTTGATGTCAGAAGAAATCAGTTATCTAGTTTAATTTTAACAAATCAAATGACGAGAGAGGAAGCCCTCGAAATATTAAGTAAGCCAGCTTATGATTCAGAGACCATTAAACAGGATTTTGAATTTATTGCTTCTAAATTAGGAATTTCCGCTGATGAGTTGGATCATTATCATAAGATGGATTTGAAATTCTATTGGGATTATAAAAATGATCATAAGAGATTGAAGTTTATCGAAAAAATGATTACTTTGTTAAACTTGGGCAGAAGAGGTGGTGCTTTTTAAAAGCAGGACTAAATTTTATGCTTACAATTATTGATTATGGATTAGGGAATATACTTTCCTTCCAGAATGTTTACAAAAGAATCAATATAGAAACCAGGATTGCAAAATCCGTCGATGATTTAACGGATGCATCTAAATTAATTCTTCCCGGGGTTGGTGCCTTTGATCACGCTATTGACTTATTAAATGAATCTGGTATGCGGAACAAGATAGAAGAGTTGGTTTTTGAAAGAAAAATTCCTATCGTTGGAATTTGTGTGGGGATGCAAATTCTTGCAAACTCTAGCGAAGAAGGTGTGAAACCTGGATTAGGTTGGATACCAGGTCGGGTAAAGAAGTTTAATTTTAATAAATTAGAAAAAAAATATCCGATGCCTCATATGGGTTGGAACGATGTTTTACCAAACGCAAATGGATTTCCACTGTTTCGTGGATTAGAGTCAGACTCTCGTTTTTATTTTTTACATTCATATTATTTCGAATGTGAAGATTCAAATCATGAAATTTCAAGAACTGAATATGGGACTTCTTTTTCAAGTAGTGTGAATAGGGGTCATATCTTTGGCGTTCAGTTTCATCCAGAAAAAAGCCATCACTATGGCCAAATACTTTTAAAAAATTTTGCAGAGTTATAAATGCTTCGACCAAGAATTATTCCTTGTTTGTTGGTAAAAGA
Encoded proteins:
- the hisH gene encoding imidazole glycerol phosphate synthase subunit HisH produces the protein MLTIIDYGLGNILSFQNVYKRINIETRIAKSVDDLTDASKLILPGVGAFDHAIDLLNESGMRNKIEELVFERKIPIVGICVGMQILANSSEEGVKPGLGWIPGRVKKFNFNKLEKKYPMPHMGWNDVLPNANGFPLFRGLESDSRFYFLHSYYFECEDSNHEISRTEYGTSFSSSVNRGHIFGVQFHPEKSHHYGQILLKNFAEL